Within the Coleofasciculus sp. FACHB-1120 genome, the region GTGACATACCACTGTCCGGGTCAGCTGGTGGGCTACCCAATTCTGAATCTGCGCTATTACCAGCAAGATTTGCACTGGTACTTGCGGCAGTTAGAAGAGGTATTGATTCGGGTGCTGGATGTTTACGGGTTAAAGGGAGATCGCGTTGTCGGAATGACTGGCGTTTGGCTGGAAGGTTGTAAGGTGGCAGCGATTGGCATTAAGGTCAGCAAGTGGATTACCATGCACGGTTTTGCTTTAAATGTTTGCCCCGACCTCACCGGATTTGAGCGCATTGTCCCCTGCGGCATTGCCGATAAGTCAGTTGGCAGTCTCGCCCAGTTCATTCCCGGAATTGACTTGCACCAGGTGCGCCAAGAAGTGGCGAAAGCCTTTGCGGAAGTTTTCTCCGTTCAGCTAATTGTGCAAAATGGCTAATCGTTTTGCCGAGCGCGTATTGCCGATCGCGAATGGTTCGTTGTGACCCTTTTTCCCTTAGTCTTTATTCACCGTGTTGACCTGCAAAAAACTATCCAAGTCAGCATAGGAGCCTGCATAGGTCACGGTGGGCACTTCATAGCCCTTGAGATTGACGATATATTGCTTAAAACCAGTCTCTTGTTTTGCCAAGGAGATGAGATATTCGTGAGTGGTTTCTCCCACAGCAATATCCAGACCCAGTTGCTTGGTGGCAGATTCTAGACGAAATGCTGCATTCACCGTATCCCCAATCGCGGTGTAATCGGGTCGATCCCCGCTACCCGTGTTCCCAACCATTGCAAAACCCG harbors:
- the lipB gene encoding lipoyl(octanoyl) transferase LipB, which produces MILSSSKGYAGNAPEQLRQLWLYNRGQIPYSAAWDWQRSLVSERINDPSLADTLILLEHPPVYTLGQGASLEFLKFDPAATDWDVFRVERGGEVTYHCPGQLVGYPILNLRYYQQDLHWYLRQLEEVLIRVLDVYGLKGDRVVGMTGVWLEGCKVAAIGIKVSKWITMHGFALNVCPDLTGFERIVPCGIADKSVGSLAQFIPGIDLHQVRQEVAKAFAEVFSVQLIVQNG